The genomic region AGCGGGCGGGTTCGTCACCGATTATCGGGGCTCCGACCGGTCGTTCGAGCGGCGCGAATATGTCGCCGCGGCGAGCTCCATCCACAGCAAGCTTCAGAAGCTCGTCGCCGGAGCGGTGAGAAGCTGACCCAAACGGTTGCGGGCGGCAACTCGCTGCCCTAAAGCGCCGCCAAGTTTTCGACCCCTGGAGTTCCCCTTGGCAAGCGTTGCCTTCGGCTACCTGCCCATTCTGCTGTTCCTGATCGTAGCGCTCGGGCTCTCCGCGGCGTTCGTCGTGCTGCCCATGATCGTGGCGCGGTTCACCGGGGCTCACCAGCCGGATCCGCAGAAGCTTTCGGAATATGAGTGCGGCTTTCCCGCGTTCGAGGACAGCCGGGCGCAGTTCGACGTCCGCTTCTACCTGATCGCGATCCTGTTCATCGTCTTCGACCTCGAAGCCGCGTTCCTGTTCCCCTGGGCGGTGTCGCTCGGCGTGACCAAGCTAGTCGGCTGGATCGCGATGATGATTTTTCTCGCCGAGCTCGGCCTTGGCCTTGCCTACGCGTGGAAGAAGGGTGCGCTCGAATGGGAGTGATGCTCAGCCCGGGCGAAGACCCGAACCCGACCGAGGAAGAGCTTGCCCGGGCGGCCGGTCTCGTCCCCGGCGACGTCGACATGAAGCAGTTCGAGGAGATGAGGAGCGAGCTCGACAGCAAGGGCTTCCTCGTCGCCAGCACCGAAGACCTGTTCACCTGGGCGCGCACCGGGTCCTTGTGGTGGATGACCTTCGGCCTGGCGTGTTGCGCAGTGGAGATGATCCACGTGAACATGCCGCG from Sphingomonas anseongensis harbors:
- the ndhC gene encoding NADH-quinone oxidoreductase subunit A, which encodes MASVAFGYLPILLFLIVALGLSAAFVVLPMIVARFTGAHQPDPQKLSEYECGFPAFEDSRAQFDVRFYLIAILFIVFDLEAAFLFPWAVSLGVTKLVGWIAMMIFLAELGLGLAYAWKKGALEWE